One Leptolyngbya iicbica LK genomic region harbors:
- a CDS encoding NuoF family protein: MDITELREVAQQEKERQRPIRLHCCTSTGCRAASANEVYNNLKAAVKEHDCGDRLEVVSVGCMGFCGQGPLVQVDPDNQLYAQVKPEEAESLVATTLGAGSTEAEQLDPEHPFFAYQTPVVRKHSGKIDPESIEEYIAVGGYESLYKVVHDMTPADVVKEVSDSGLRGRGGGGYPTGLKWATVAKMPAGQKYIICNGDEGDPGAFMDRSVLESDPHLVLEGMAIAGYAVGADHGYVYVRAEYPLAISRLQKAIKQAKKYGLMGSQIFDSPFDFKVDIRIGAGAFVCGEETALIQSIEGARGNPVPRPPYPAQSGLYDCPTLINNVESFANIAHIIKQGAEWYASIGTENSKGTKIFALTGNIRNNGLIEVPMGITLRTIVEEMGGGVPDGEVKAVQTGGPSGGCIPKDLLDTPVDYDSLKAVGSMMGSGGMVVMDQNTSMVEIAHFYMEFCREETCGKCVPCRTGTVQLYDLLTKILKGQATEADLEQLKQLSYMVQETSLCGLGMTAPNPVLSTLRYFPEEYTSLLVQPAYLNGHAAEAKPVSV; this comes from the coding sequence ATGGACATAACCGAACTCAGAGAAGTTGCCCAACAAGAAAAAGAGCGTCAACGCCCGATCCGACTGCACTGCTGCACCTCGACGGGTTGTCGTGCGGCCAGCGCCAATGAGGTTTATAACAATCTCAAGGCAGCGGTCAAAGAGCATGATTGTGGCGATCGCCTTGAAGTCGTCAGCGTGGGCTGTATGGGCTTTTGCGGCCAAGGACCGCTAGTGCAGGTTGATCCCGACAATCAACTGTACGCCCAGGTGAAACCCGAAGAAGCCGAGAGCCTCGTGGCGACGACTTTAGGAGCAGGCAGCACCGAGGCCGAGCAGCTCGATCCGGAGCATCCGTTTTTTGCCTATCAAACCCCGGTGGTGCGCAAGCACAGTGGCAAAATCGACCCCGAAAGCATTGAAGAATATATCGCGGTCGGGGGCTACGAATCGCTGTACAAAGTCGTGCATGACATGACGCCCGCCGATGTGGTGAAGGAAGTGTCTGACAGCGGTCTGCGGGGTCGGGGTGGGGGTGGCTATCCCACCGGATTGAAGTGGGCCACCGTCGCCAAAATGCCAGCAGGCCAGAAGTACATTATCTGCAACGGCGACGAGGGCGACCCCGGCGCGTTTATGGATCGCAGCGTATTGGAGAGCGATCCCCATTTAGTGCTGGAAGGGATGGCGATCGCGGGCTATGCTGTCGGGGCTGACCACGGCTACGTCTACGTCCGGGCCGAATATCCCCTCGCCATTTCCCGCTTACAAAAAGCCATCAAGCAGGCGAAAAAGTACGGTTTGATGGGTAGCCAGATCTTCGATTCCCCCTTTGATTTCAAAGTCGATATTCGTATCGGGGCCGGGGCCTTCGTCTGTGGCGAAGAAACGGCCCTGATTCAATCCATCGAAGGGGCGCGGGGGAATCCGGTGCCGCGACCGCCGTATCCCGCTCAGTCCGGGCTGTATGACTGTCCGACGCTGATCAACAACGTGGAATCCTTTGCCAACATTGCCCACATCATCAAGCAAGGGGCGGAATGGTATGCCAGCATCGGCACCGAGAACAGCAAAGGCACCAAAATCTTCGCCCTCACGGGCAACATCCGCAATAACGGCCTGATCGAAGTGCCAATGGGCATCACCCTCCGCACGATTGTGGAAGAGATGGGTGGCGGCGTCCCCGATGGCGAAGTCAAAGCGGTGCAAACGGGTGGCCCCTCTGGCGGCTGCATTCCCAAAGATCTGCTCGACACGCCCGTAGATTACGACTCGCTAAAAGCGGTGGGCTCCATGATGGGCTCGGGCGGCATGGTGGTGATGGATCAAAACACCAGCATGGTCGAAATCGCCCACTTCTACATGGAGTTTTGCCGGGAGGAAACCTGTGGCAAGTGTGTGCCCTGCCGCACGGGCACGGTGCAGCTTTACGACCTGTTGACCAAGATTCTCAAAGGGCAGGCAACAGAAGCCGACCTGGAGCAGTTAAAGCAGCTTTCTTACATGGTGCAGGAAACCAGCCTCTGCGGCCTGGGCATGACCGCCCCGAACCCGGTGCTGAGCACTCTGCGCTATTTCCCCGAAGAGTACACCTCGCTGTTGGTGCAGCCTGCCTACCTGAATGGGCACGCCGCCGAAGCCAAGCCGGTGTCTGTATAG
- a CDS encoding oxidoreductase, producing the protein MDKIKFATVWLAGCSGCHMSFLDLDEFLIDLAGLVDVVFSPVGTDLKEYPEGVDVCLVEGAIANEENLELALEIRRKTKTLISFGDCAVTANVPAMRNMMGNKTAEPVLERGYIELADENPHFPNAPGIVPELLDRVLPVHEVIPIDIFMPGCPPSADRIRATLEPLLQGKTPEMVGREMIKFG; encoded by the coding sequence ATGGACAAGATAAAGTTTGCGACGGTTTGGCTGGCGGGTTGCTCCGGTTGCCATATGTCCTTTCTCGATTTGGACGAGTTTTTGATCGACCTGGCAGGGCTCGTGGACGTGGTGTTCAGCCCCGTGGGTACTGACCTGAAGGAGTATCCCGAAGGCGTCGATGTCTGCCTGGTGGAAGGGGCGATCGCCAACGAAGAAAATCTAGAGCTCGCCCTGGAAATTCGCCGCAAAACCAAAACCCTGATCTCCTTTGGGGACTGCGCGGTAACGGCTAACGTGCCCGCCATGCGCAACATGATGGGCAACAAAACCGCCGAACCGGTGCTCGAACGCGGCTACATTGAGCTGGCAGACGAAAACCCGCATTTTCCCAATGCCCCGGGCATTGTGCCCGAATTGTTGGACCGGGTGCTCCCTGTGCATGAGGTCATTCCGATTGATATCTTTATGCCGGGGTGTCCCCCTTCGGCTGACCGCATTCGCGCCACTTTGGAGCCATTGCTGCAAGGTAAGACGCCAGAAATGGTTGGTCGTGAGATGATCAAATTTGGATAG
- a CDS encoding Ni/Fe hydrogenase subunit alpha: protein MSKTVVIDPITRIEGHAKISVMLDDAGEVTDTRFHVVEYRGFEKFCEGRPFTEMAGITARICGICPVSHLICAAKTGDKILAVKIPKAADKLRRLLNLGQITQSHALSFFHLSSPDFLLGWDSDPAKRNVFGLIAADPDLARAGIRLRQFGQQVIEILGGRKIHAAWTVPGGVRSPLSAEGRSWILERLPESLETAQKGLDIFKQLINGPMKEEVQVFGQFPSLFMSLVGKGGAWEHYDGHLRFTDSEGNIVQDNLSEDDYADFVGEAVEDWSYLKFPYYKALGYPDGLYRVGPLARLNNCTHIDTPKANAELQEFRNYAGGIPTSSFLYHYARLIEILACLEKIEEYMDDPELMSDRCRAEAGVNELEAIGVSEAPRGTLFHHYKVDENGLLEKVNLIIATGNNNLAMNKTVKQIAQHYIHGEEIQEGFLNRVEAGIRCYDPCLSCSTHAAGQMPLDIQIYNAQGEVIRQVVRD from the coding sequence ATGTCTAAAACTGTCGTTATCGATCCCATCACCCGCATTGAGGGCCACGCCAAAATCTCCGTCATGTTGGATGACGCGGGCGAGGTCACCGATACCCGTTTCCACGTGGTGGAGTATCGCGGGTTCGAAAAATTTTGCGAAGGCCGTCCCTTTACGGAAATGGCAGGCATCACTGCCCGCATTTGCGGCATTTGCCCGGTGAGTCACCTGATTTGTGCCGCTAAAACCGGCGACAAAATTCTCGCGGTTAAAATTCCGAAGGCGGCAGACAAATTGCGGCGGCTGCTGAATTTGGGGCAAATCACGCAATCCCATGCGCTGTCCTTTTTTCACCTCAGCAGCCCTGACTTTTTACTGGGTTGGGACAGTGACCCCGCGAAGCGCAATGTTTTCGGCCTGATCGCGGCGGATCCCGATCTGGCCCGCGCGGGCATTCGCCTGCGGCAATTTGGTCAACAGGTGATTGAAATCCTCGGGGGCCGCAAGATTCACGCCGCGTGGACCGTCCCCGGCGGGGTGCGATCGCCCCTCTCTGCGGAAGGTCGTTCCTGGATTTTAGAGCGCCTCCCCGAATCCCTCGAAACGGCTCAGAAAGGACTGGACATTTTCAAACAGCTGATCAACGGCCCGATGAAAGAGGAGGTCCAGGTCTTCGGTCAATTCCCCTCGCTGTTCATGAGCTTGGTGGGCAAAGGCGGCGCGTGGGAGCACTACGACGGCCATCTCCGCTTTACCGACAGCGAAGGCAACATCGTGCAGGATAACCTCAGCGAAGACGACTACGCCGACTTCGTGGGCGAAGCGGTGGAAGACTGGTCGTATCTGAAATTTCCCTATTACAAAGCCTTGGGGTATCCCGACGGGTTGTATCGGGTGGGGCCACTCGCCCGGTTAAATAACTGCACCCACATCGACACCCCGAAAGCCAACGCCGAATTGCAGGAGTTCCGCAATTATGCCGGTGGTATACCCACCTCGTCGTTCTTGTACCATTACGCCCGTCTCATTGAGATCCTGGCCTGCCTGGAAAAAATCGAAGAGTACATGGATGATCCTGAACTGATGTCCGATCGCTGTCGGGCTGAGGCGGGGGTCAACGAGTTGGAAGCGATCGGGGTCAGCGAAGCGCCGCGTGGTACCCTGTTCCACCATTACAAGGTGGATGAAAACGGTCTGCTCGAAAAAGTGAATTTGATTATCGCCACCGGCAACAACAACCTGGCGATGAACAAAACTGTGAAGCAAATTGCCCAGCACTACATCCACGGGGAAGAGATTCAAGAAGGCTTCTTGAATCGCGTAGAGGCGGGAATTCGCTGTTACGACCCGTGTCTCTCTTGCTCGACCCACGCGGCGGGACAAATGCCGTTAGATATCCAAATCTACAACGCCCAGGGCGAGGTCATCCGTCAAGTTGTGCGTGATTAA
- the hoxE gene encoding bidirectional hydrogenase complex protein HoxE: MPTTAAVSKTETLAQAEGVVPKDKKKDQGDLRFKRLDVTMKRNQFQPDALIEVLHAAQEAFGYLDEDVLVHVAHGLKLPLSRVYGVATFYHLFSLKPNGEHNCVVCTGTACYVKGAGKIMEALKAELGIEEGETTADGKISLMSARCIGACGIAPAIVYDGEVAGKQQAEGAIAKINELRA, from the coding sequence ATGCCCACTACTGCCGCTGTCTCGAAGACCGAAACGCTGGCCCAAGCCGAGGGAGTTGTCCCTAAGGACAAAAAGAAAGACCAAGGCGATCTCCGCTTCAAACGTCTGGATGTGACGATGAAGCGCAATCAGTTTCAACCAGATGCGCTGATCGAAGTGCTCCACGCGGCCCAAGAGGCGTTTGGCTATTTGGATGAAGACGTGCTGGTACACGTCGCGCACGGTCTGAAATTACCCCTCAGCCGTGTGTATGGCGTGGCAACGTTTTACCATCTCTTTAGCCTGAAGCCCAATGGCGAACACAACTGTGTCGTCTGTACGGGCACGGCTTGCTATGTCAAAGGGGCAGGCAAAATTATGGAGGCCCTGAAGGCCGAACTCGGCATCGAAGAGGGCGAAACTACGGCGGATGGCAAAATTTCGCTGATGTCGGCTCGCTGTATTGGCGCTTGTGGCATTGCTCCGGCGATTGTTTATGACGGTGAAGTCGCGGGTAAGCAGCAAGCTGAAGGGGCGATCGCCAAAATCAACGAATTGCGAGCTTGA
- a CDS encoding Calvin cycle protein CP12 codes for MSVDSKEFHEKLEKARADARAICAEKGDSSPDCAAAWDVVEEMQAEVSHQHQNPEKTSFDKYLEENPDAPEARIYED; via the coding sequence ATGAGTGTTGATAGTAAAGAGTTTCACGAAAAGCTAGAGAAAGCGCGCGCCGATGCGCGAGCCATCTGCGCCGAAAAGGGCGACAGTTCGCCTGATTGCGCGGCTGCGTGGGACGTTGTCGAAGAAATGCAGGCGGAAGTTTCCCACCAGCATCAAAATCCCGAAAAGACCAGTTTCGATAAATACCTCGAAGAAAATCCTGACGCTCCCGAAGCGCGCATCTACGAGGATTAG
- a CDS encoding acyl-CoA desaturase — protein sequence MTTAIRNLEKPAIDWPTALFMVAVHGLALLAFIPGNTTWAAVGVALVLHWITGCLGITLGWHRLIAHKSFEVPKWLEYFFVVCGTLACQHGPIVWIGLHRHHHRYSDKPNDHHDAGKGFWWSHMGWLLRDVPAKAEIDKFTRDIADDPVYKFFEKYFLLMQVPLGVILYLLGGWPFVIWGIFVRLVVVYHCTWFVNSATHKFGYRTYDTDDTSTNCWWVALVTYGEGWHNNHHAYQHSARHGLKWYEFDITWIHIRVLQALGLARKVKLVES from the coding sequence ATGACCACAGCTATAAGAAATTTAGAAAAACCCGCTATTGATTGGCCTACCGCCTTATTTATGGTGGCCGTTCATGGGCTAGCTTTATTAGCTTTTATTCCTGGAAATACGACTTGGGCCGCCGTTGGCGTGGCGCTAGTCTTACACTGGATCACCGGTTGCCTGGGCATTACCCTGGGGTGGCACCGTCTGATTGCGCACAAAAGTTTTGAAGTGCCCAAGTGGCTCGAATATTTCTTTGTGGTTTGTGGCACCTTAGCTTGCCAGCACGGGCCAATTGTGTGGATTGGTCTACACCGTCATCATCATCGTTATTCTGATAAGCCTAATGACCACCACGATGCCGGGAAAGGCTTTTGGTGGAGCCACATGGGATGGCTGCTGCGAGACGTGCCAGCCAAGGCGGAAATCGATAAATTCACTCGCGACATTGCGGATGATCCGGTTTACAAGTTTTTTGAGAAATACTTCTTGCTCATGCAGGTGCCCTTGGGCGTCATCCTTTACTTATTGGGCGGCTGGCCATTCGTAATTTGGGGCATTTTTGTGCGCTTGGTGGTGGTGTACCACTGCACCTGGTTTGTGAATAGCGCTACGCACAAGTTTGGCTACCGCACCTATGACACTGACGATACGTCGACGAATTGCTGGTGGGTGGCATTGGTCACCTATGGCGAAGGTTGGCACAATAATCACCACGCTTACCAGCATTCGGCACGGCACGGTTTGAAATGGTACGAATTTGATATCACCTGGATACACATTCGCGTCTTGCAAGCGCTGGGATTGGCGCGCAAGGTCAAGCTGGTGGAGTCGTAA
- the hoxU gene encoding bidirectional hydrogenase complex protein HoxU, whose product MAVNTLTIDGKEIAIEAGKTILDAAKEAGVPIPTLCHMEGVHDVGACRLCIVEAEGTPKLLPACVTAAAEGMVIHTQTEKLQNYRRMTVELIFAEGNHVCSICVANGNCELQDVAVEVGMDHSRFSYRFPDRGCDLSHSQFGIDHNRCIMCTRCVRVCDEVEGAHVWDVGSRGPDCFIVAGLDQPWGEVDACTSCGKCVDACPTGAIFHQGETTGEKEGDRGKMAFLTTAREKQQWTR is encoded by the coding sequence ATGGCAGTTAATACCCTCACAATTGACGGCAAAGAGATCGCCATTGAGGCGGGCAAAACGATTTTGGATGCGGCCAAAGAAGCGGGCGTTCCCATTCCGACGCTGTGCCACATGGAAGGGGTGCATGATGTTGGGGCTTGTCGCCTCTGCATTGTCGAAGCCGAGGGCACGCCGAAGCTATTGCCTGCCTGTGTCACCGCCGCCGCCGAAGGCATGGTGATTCACACTCAGACCGAAAAGTTGCAAAATTATCGCCGGATGACGGTGGAGCTAATTTTCGCGGAAGGGAATCACGTTTGTTCCATCTGCGTGGCGAACGGCAACTGCGAATTGCAGGATGTGGCGGTGGAAGTGGGGATGGATCATTCTCGCTTTAGCTACCGCTTCCCCGATCGCGGCTGCGACCTGTCTCACTCCCAATTTGGCATCGACCACAACCGCTGCATCATGTGTACTCGCTGCGTCCGAGTCTGCGACGAAGTGGAAGGGGCGCACGTCTGGGATGTCGGCAGTCGCGGGCCTGACTGCTTTATTGTGGCGGGGCTCGATCAGCCCTGGGGCGAAGTGGATGCCTGCACCTCCTGCGGCAAATGCGTCGATGCCTGCCCCACGGGAGCCATTTTCCACCAGGGCGAAACCACGGGCGAAAAAGAGGGCGATCGCGGCAAGATGGCCTTCCTGACCACAGCACGGGAGAAGCAACAATGGACAAGATAA